In one Janibacter cremeus genomic region, the following are encoded:
- a CDS encoding SseB family protein, giving the protein MTTPGDSAGVPWQGRELPTGGFAGDTGTADPRLMRALTTGGEDDVMRALATARLLVPVTAVAGELGEGADGHVSDKEADMAVALLDHPDGRRALPVFTSMEALAAFSTSMRPVAVEAPRAAQAAVSERADLIVLDCASEQAFEVRASMVWALAQQREWLPAHEDPFVEDAVARVCSTRAEVSGHALSAGAPDGQGVLQVELSLVPGLTQEGIEQLVTSIAEELATDGELRARVDGLSFTIT; this is encoded by the coding sequence ATGACGACGCCCGGCGACTCGGCCGGAGTCCCGTGGCAGGGCCGCGAGCTCCCCACGGGCGGCTTCGCGGGCGACACCGGTACCGCCGACCCCCGGCTGATGCGGGCCCTGACCACGGGGGGCGAGGACGACGTGATGCGCGCGTTGGCGACGGCCCGCCTCCTCGTCCCCGTCACCGCCGTCGCCGGCGAGCTTGGCGAGGGCGCGGACGGCCACGTCTCCGACAAGGAGGCGGACATGGCCGTCGCCCTGCTGGACCACCCTGACGGCCGCAGGGCGCTGCCCGTCTTCACCTCGATGGAGGCCCTCGCGGCCTTCAGCACCTCGATGCGGCCCGTGGCCGTCGAGGCCCCCAGGGCGGCGCAGGCCGCGGTGAGCGAGCGCGCCGACCTCATCGTGCTCGACTGCGCGAGCGAGCAGGCCTTCGAGGTGCGTGCCTCGATGGTCTGGGCGCTGGCCCAGCAGCGGGAGTGGTTGCCGGCCCACGAGGACCCCTTCGTCGAGGACGCCGTCGCTCGGGTGTGCAGCACCCGCGCGGAGGTCAGCGGACACGCCCTGTCCGCGGGGGCCCCGGACGGCCAGGGCGTGCTGCAGGTCGAGCTGTCGCTCGTCCCGGGCCTCACCCAGGAGGGGATCGAGCAGCTCGTCACGTCGATCGCCGAGGAGCTGGCCACCGATGGCGAGCTGCGTGCCCGGGTCGACGGGCTGAGCTTCACCATCACCTGA
- the priA gene encoding bifunctional 1-(5-phosphoribosyl)-5-((5-phosphoribosylamino)methylideneamino)imidazole-4-carboxamide isomerase/phosphoribosylanthranilate isomerase PriA, with amino-acid sequence MTTTETPRLELLPAVDVRGGRAVQLQQGISGSGWDFGDPLQAAQAWQEQGAEWIHLVDLDAAFGEGSNRDLLSGIVGGLDLKVELSGGIRDQDSLTAALDSGCARVNLGTAALENPEWTARAIAEHGDRIAVGLDVRGTTLAARGWTRDGGDLWETLARLDSEGCSRYVVTDVAKDGMLAGPNLELLRSVCEATSAKVVASGGVTTREDVVALRELVPVGVEGAIIGSALYKGTVTLTEALDAAGRP; translated from the coding sequence GTGACCACGACCGAGACCCCGCGGCTGGAGCTGCTTCCTGCCGTCGACGTGCGTGGGGGGCGGGCCGTGCAGCTGCAGCAGGGCATCTCCGGCTCCGGCTGGGACTTCGGCGACCCCCTGCAGGCCGCGCAGGCCTGGCAGGAGCAGGGGGCCGAGTGGATCCACCTCGTCGACCTCGACGCGGCCTTCGGCGAAGGGAGCAACCGTGACCTGCTCTCGGGGATCGTGGGTGGGCTGGACCTGAAGGTCGAGCTGAGCGGCGGCATCCGTGACCAGGACTCGCTGACGGCGGCGCTCGACTCCGGGTGCGCCCGGGTCAACCTCGGCACCGCCGCGCTGGAGAACCCCGAGTGGACGGCCCGGGCCATCGCCGAGCACGGCGACCGGATCGCCGTCGGTCTGGACGTGCGGGGCACGACTCTTGCCGCGCGGGGCTGGACCCGCGACGGCGGCGACCTGTGGGAGACGCTCGCCCGCCTCGACTCCGAGGGGTGCTCCCGCTACGTCGTCACGGATGTGGCGAAGGACGGGATGCTCGCCGGGCCCAACCTCGAGCTGCTGCGCAGCGTCTGCGAGGCCACGTCGGCGAAGGTCGTCGCCTCCGGTGGCGTGACCACCCGGGAGGACGTCGTGGCCCTGCGCGAGCTGGTCCCCGTCGGGGTCGAGGGCGCCATCATCGGCTCGGCGCTCTACAAGGGCACGGTGACCCTCACCGAGGCCCTCGACGCGGCAGGCCGGCCATGA
- the hisH gene encoding imidazole glycerol phosphate synthase subunit HisH produces the protein MTMPRVAVLDYGSGNVHSVVRALGHVGADVELTADRERVVSADGLLVPGVGNFHACMAGLEAVDGAALVDARLAGGRPVLGVCVGMQVMFDGSDEPSGSAPPRPGLAQWPGTVSRLRAPVVPHMGWSTITAAEGSVLFSGIEEERFYFVHSYAVVDWVLRVAPGGLAAAAPRVTWSEHGSPFVAAVENGPLSATQFHPEKSGDAGLHLLKNWVMSL, from the coding sequence ATGACCATGCCTCGCGTCGCCGTGCTCGACTACGGCTCCGGCAACGTGCACTCCGTCGTGCGTGCCCTCGGCCACGTCGGGGCGGACGTCGAGCTGACGGCCGACCGCGAGCGCGTCGTCTCGGCGGACGGTCTCCTCGTCCCCGGGGTCGGCAACTTCCATGCCTGCATGGCCGGGCTCGAGGCCGTGGACGGCGCGGCCCTCGTCGACGCCCGACTCGCGGGCGGGCGACCGGTCCTCGGCGTGTGCGTCGGGATGCAGGTGATGTTCGACGGGTCGGACGAGCCGAGCGGGAGCGCGCCACCCCGGCCCGGCCTGGCGCAGTGGCCCGGCACGGTCAGCCGGCTCCGCGCCCCCGTCGTCCCCCACATGGGCTGGTCCACGATCACCGCGGCCGAGGGCAGTGTGCTCTTCTCGGGGATCGAGGAGGAGCGCTTCTACTTCGTCCACTCCTACGCGGTGGTCGACTGGGTCCTGCGCGTCGCGCCCGGAGGGCTGGCCGCAGCCGCCCCCCGCGTCACGTGGAGCGAGCACGGGTCCCCCTTCGTCGCGGCCGTCGAGAACGGCCCGTTGTCCGCAACGCAGTTCCACCCGGAGAAGTCCGGGGACGCGGGACTGCACCTTCTGAAGAACTGGGTGATGTCACTGTGA
- the hisB gene encoding imidazoleglycerol-phosphate dehydratase HisB: MSSQSRTATVRRGTSESRVEVTVDLDGSGVGDVSTGVRFYDHMLLSLAKHSLIDLTVHADGDVDVDAHHTVEDVAIVLGQAVREALGDKRGISRFGDATVPLDEALVHAVVDVAGRPYVVHTGEPAGQEHVIIGGNFVGSLTRHVLESFAYNAGIALHVRVLDGRDPHHIVEAQFKALARALRTAVAHDPRVSGIPSAKGAL; the protein is encoded by the coding sequence GTGAGCAGCCAGTCCCGCACCGCCACGGTGCGCCGAGGTACGTCCGAGTCCCGCGTCGAGGTGACCGTGGACCTGGACGGCTCCGGCGTGGGCGACGTCTCGACCGGGGTCCGCTTCTACGACCACATGCTGCTGTCGCTGGCCAAGCACAGCCTCATCGACCTCACCGTGCACGCCGACGGTGACGTCGACGTCGACGCGCACCACACCGTCGAGGACGTCGCGATCGTCCTCGGCCAAGCGGTCCGTGAGGCCCTCGGTGACAAGAGGGGGATCAGTCGGTTCGGCGACGCCACCGTCCCGCTCGACGAGGCGCTCGTCCACGCCGTCGTCGACGTCGCCGGTCGCCCCTACGTCGTGCACACCGGAGAGCCCGCCGGTCAGGAGCACGTGATCATCGGTGGCAACTTCGTCGGGTCGCTGACCCGCCACGTCCTCGAGTCCTTCGCGTACAACGCGGGGATCGCCCTGCACGTGCGTGTCCTCGACGGGCGCGACCCGCACCACATCGTCGAGGCGCAGTTCAAGGCCCTCGCCCGGGCACTGCGGACGGCGGTGGCCCACGACCCGCGCGTCAGCGGCATCCCGAGCGCCAAGGGCGCGCTCTAG
- a CDS encoding histidinol-phosphate transaminase, translating into MSEIEQLLRPELRGRTPYGAPQLDVDVQLNTNESSYPVPDEVVRAVVAELAEELSGLNRYPDREFTALRKALGDYLARQSGVTFRPEQLWAGNGSNEVLQHLVQAFGGSGRIALGFTPAYSMHPIITETLGTRWVDGQRDAQTFDLTVESAVQQATEVDPHLVFLCSPNNPTGTALPFEVIEAMLEAAPRALVIVDEAYAEFARPGTPTALSLLAGHPRLVVTRTMSKAFTLAGGRLGYLAANPDVVDALRLVRLPYHLSTPTQTIARVALEHADLLLETVEAIKAQRDRIVTELSGLGLTPVPSDANFVLFGGLADAPATWQALLDEGILVRDVGIPNHLRVTAGTPEETSRFLTAMARLAPAHTSTKENP; encoded by the coding sequence GTGAGCGAGATCGAGCAGCTGCTGCGGCCCGAGCTGAGGGGACGTACCCCCTACGGCGCGCCGCAGCTCGACGTCGACGTCCAGCTGAACACCAACGAGTCCTCCTACCCCGTCCCCGACGAGGTCGTCCGGGCCGTCGTCGCCGAGCTGGCGGAGGAGCTGTCGGGGCTCAACCGGTACCCCGACCGTGAGTTCACGGCCCTGCGCAAGGCGCTCGGGGACTACCTGGCACGGCAGTCGGGCGTCACCTTCCGCCCCGAGCAGCTGTGGGCCGGTAACGGCAGCAACGAGGTGCTGCAGCACCTGGTCCAGGCCTTCGGCGGTTCCGGGCGCATCGCACTGGGGTTCACCCCTGCCTACTCGATGCACCCGATCATCACCGAGACCCTCGGGACCCGGTGGGTCGACGGGCAGCGCGATGCGCAGACCTTCGACCTCACCGTCGAGTCGGCGGTGCAGCAGGCGACGGAGGTCGACCCGCACCTGGTCTTCCTCTGCTCGCCCAACAACCCGACCGGGACGGCCCTGCCCTTCGAGGTCATCGAGGCGATGCTCGAGGCCGCTCCGCGCGCCCTCGTGATCGTCGACGAGGCCTATGCGGAGTTCGCGCGCCCGGGCACGCCGACCGCGCTGTCGCTGCTCGCCGGCCACCCGCGGCTGGTCGTCACCCGCACCATGAGCAAGGCCTTCACGCTCGCCGGTGGCCGTCTCGGCTACCTCGCAGCGAACCCCGACGTCGTCGACGCCCTCCGCCTGGTGCGCCTGCCATACCACCTGTCCACACCCACCCAGACGATCGCCCGCGTCGCGCTCGAGCACGCCGACCTCCTCCTCGAGACGGTCGAGGCGATCAAGGCACAGCGCGACCGCATCGTCACCGAGCTCTCCGGGCTCGGCCTGACGCCCGTACCGAGCGATGCCAACTTCGTCCTCTTCGGTGGGCTCGCCGATGCCCCGGCCACGTGGCAGGCTCTGCTCGACGAAGGGATCCTCGTCCGCGACGTCGGCATCCCGAACCACCTGCGCGTCACGGCGGGCACGCCGGAGGAGACGAGCCGGTTCCTGACGGCGATGGCCAGGCTGGCCCCCGCCCACACGTCGACGAAGGAGAACCCGTGA
- the hisD gene encoding histidinol dehydrogenase: MLATIDLRSQPLGARDLRAALPRAEYDVEAALSAVRPICDEVHDRGAAALYDFAERFDGVRPTSLRVPQDVLEAAVEALDPDVRAALEVSIDRARTVHAAQRRSETTTQVVPGGVVTERWVPVERVGLYVPGGRAVYPSSVVMNVVPAQLAEVGSVAVASPPQKENVGVFAGYPHPTILAACALLGVDEVWSMGGAQAVAGFAHGFVDEGEGGECQPVSLVTGPGNVYVAAAKRLLKGLIGIDAEAGPTEIAILADAGADPEYVAADLISQAEHDPLAGSVLVTDSTELADAVAAVVERRAAATKHSERVAEALGGRQSAIVLVDDLDAGLRVVDAYAAEHLEVITDDAAAVAARVRNAGAIFVGPWSPVSLGDYAAGSNHVLPTGGSAAHSSGLSVQSFLKGIHVVEYTREALADVGPHVLALADAEDLPAHGEAVSARTTREGQR, from the coding sequence ATGCTCGCCACGATCGACCTGCGTTCCCAGCCCCTCGGCGCCCGGGACCTGCGTGCTGCCCTGCCGCGCGCCGAGTACGACGTCGAGGCCGCCCTCAGTGCGGTCCGGCCCATCTGCGACGAGGTGCATGACCGTGGCGCCGCCGCGCTCTACGACTTCGCCGAGCGCTTCGACGGGGTGCGCCCGACCTCCCTTCGCGTCCCGCAGGACGTCCTCGAGGCGGCGGTCGAGGCGCTCGACCCGGACGTGCGGGCCGCCCTCGAGGTGTCCATCGACCGGGCCCGCACCGTGCACGCGGCCCAGCGCCGGTCCGAGACGACCACCCAGGTCGTGCCCGGCGGCGTCGTCACCGAGCGGTGGGTCCCCGTCGAGCGGGTCGGCCTCTACGTCCCCGGCGGCCGGGCGGTCTACCCCTCCTCGGTCGTGATGAACGTCGTGCCCGCGCAGCTGGCGGAGGTCGGCTCCGTCGCCGTCGCCAGTCCGCCGCAGAAGGAGAACGTCGGCGTCTTCGCGGGCTATCCGCACCCGACGATCCTCGCCGCGTGCGCCCTCCTCGGCGTCGACGAGGTCTGGTCCATGGGCGGGGCGCAGGCCGTGGCCGGCTTCGCGCACGGCTTCGTCGACGAGGGCGAAGGGGGAGAGTGCCAGCCGGTCAGCCTCGTCACCGGTCCCGGCAACGTCTACGTCGCCGCCGCCAAGCGGCTGCTCAAGGGTCTCATCGGCATCGACGCCGAGGCCGGACCGACCGAGATCGCGATCCTGGCCGATGCCGGTGCCGACCCCGAGTACGTCGCCGCCGACCTGATCAGCCAGGCCGAGCACGACCCGCTGGCCGGGTCCGTCCTCGTCACCGACTCGACCGAGCTCGCCGATGCCGTCGCCGCGGTCGTGGAGCGTCGTGCTGCCGCGACCAAGCACAGCGAGCGGGTCGCCGAGGCACTGGGCGGTCGCCAGTCCGCCATCGTCCTCGTCGACGACCTCGATGCCGGGCTGCGCGTCGTCGACGCGTACGCGGCAGAGCACCTCGAGGTCATCACCGACGACGCCGCAGCGGTCGCCGCCCGCGTGCGCAACGCCGGTGCGATCTTCGTCGGCCCCTGGTCCCCGGTCAGCCTCGGCGACTACGCCGCCGGGTCCAACCACGTCCTGCCGACCGGGGGCAGCGCGGCGCACAGCAGCGGCCTGTCGGTCCAGTCCTTCCTCAAGGGCATCCACGTCGTGGAGTACACCCGTGAGGCCCTCGCCGACGTCGGCCCGCACGTGCTCGCCCTCGCCGACGCCGAGGACCTGCCCGCCCACGGTGAGGCCGTGTCCGCACGCACGACGAGGGAGGGGCAGCGGTGA
- a CDS encoding bifunctional [glutamine synthetase] adenylyltransferase/[glutamine synthetase]-adenylyl-L-tyrosine phosphorylase, producing the protein MTPTQRSEPTLARRGFTDTRRSERLLADPALDLPEGAEQDRLIRALTRAADPDGALLGLVRVLESAGEGAEELRRALREDARVRDRVVGVLGASTALVDHLVAHPEQWRDAVDAEPMTPEERTEAVLAEIADPGELEPQDAMRVAYRRQLLGITAIDVTGEDPVADLPDTAAALADLAGSALEAAVRIAVEEQGERGELVRFAVIGMGKAGGRELNYISDVDVIFVAEPVDGADEAAALETATRIATRVMHVCSDVTAYGTLWQVDAALRPEGKQGPLVRTVASHRTYYERWAKTWEFQALLKARHLAGDASLGAEYLAEVGPLVWQAASREDFVVDVQAMRRRVEEHIPRAEAKRQLKLGPGGLRDVEFSVQLLQLVHGRTDEGLRSRTTLEALAALSAGGYVGRDDAVVLDEAYRVLRTIEHRVQLHHLRRTHLMPTSEADLRRLGRSLLLWDEPQTKIVALRARHSREVRRLHQRLFYRPLLSAVARLSAAEARLTPDAARERLSALGYRDPAGALRHIEVLTEGMSRRAAIQRQLLPVMLEWFAEMADPDAGLLAFRKVSEELGATHWYLRLLRDEGEAAQILAHALGASRFAGDLLLVSPEAVQMLGEGDGLRPRTREELLRRMRSAAGRKDSTDSAVAAIRAIRRAEIFRIAVADLEDRLALDLVGEALTEVSEATIEASLEVTAAHVAAQRGEALGTDIVIIGMGRLGGRELGYSSDADVLYVHEPHPGVDEQAAQEAALAVVTELRRLLGAAGSDPPLGLDADLRPEGKNGPMIRSLASYAAYYERWSHTWEAQALLRARVVAGDVALGERFITLVDPIRWPEGGLDQRQVREVRRLKARMEAERLPRGADRRAHFKLGMGGLSDVEWSIQLIQLQHAYEHAGLRTPRTLPAMTAAVEAGLLSEEDELVLREAWSMASLLRNAGMLFRGRPVDSVPSNLLEADGVGRIVGMEPQSGLALAESYRRTARHARHVVDRVFYGEE; encoded by the coding sequence GTGACCCCGACACAACGTTCCGAACCCACGCTCGCCCGGCGCGGATTCACCGACACCCGCCGCTCCGAGCGCCTGCTCGCCGACCCCGCGCTCGACCTCCCCGAGGGGGCCGAGCAGGACCGGCTGATCCGGGCGCTGACGCGAGCGGCCGATCCGGACGGTGCCCTGCTGGGGCTGGTCCGGGTGCTCGAGTCCGCCGGCGAGGGGGCCGAGGAGCTGCGCAGGGCACTGCGCGAGGACGCGCGGGTGCGCGACCGGGTCGTCGGCGTGCTGGGGGCGTCCACGGCACTCGTGGACCATCTCGTCGCCCATCCCGAGCAGTGGCGCGACGCGGTCGACGCCGAGCCGATGACCCCGGAGGAACGCACCGAGGCCGTGCTCGCGGAGATCGCCGACCCGGGCGAGCTCGAGCCGCAGGACGCGATGCGGGTGGCCTACCGTCGCCAGCTGCTCGGGATCACGGCGATCGACGTCACGGGCGAGGACCCCGTCGCGGACCTGCCGGACACGGCGGCCGCGCTCGCCGACCTGGCCGGGTCGGCGCTCGAGGCCGCCGTGCGCATCGCCGTCGAGGAGCAGGGGGAGCGTGGCGAGCTGGTCCGCTTCGCCGTCATCGGCATGGGCAAGGCCGGGGGCCGGGAGCTGAACTACATCTCCGACGTCGACGTCATCTTCGTCGCCGAGCCGGTCGACGGCGCCGACGAGGCCGCCGCGCTGGAGACCGCAACTCGCATCGCCACCCGGGTGATGCACGTGTGCAGCGACGTGACCGCCTACGGCACGCTGTGGCAGGTCGACGCGGCCCTGCGCCCCGAGGGCAAGCAGGGCCCGCTGGTGCGGACCGTCGCCAGCCACCGCACGTACTACGAGCGGTGGGCCAAGACGTGGGAGTTCCAGGCACTGCTCAAGGCCCGCCACCTCGCCGGCGACGCGAGCCTGGGCGCCGAGTACCTCGCCGAGGTCGGCCCGCTCGTGTGGCAGGCGGCATCGCGCGAGGACTTCGTCGTCGACGTCCAGGCGATGCGCCGGCGCGTCGAGGAGCACATCCCCCGTGCCGAGGCGAAGCGACAGCTCAAGCTCGGCCCCGGTGGGCTGCGCGACGTGGAGTTCTCCGTCCAGCTCCTCCAGCTCGTCCACGGCCGCACCGACGAGGGCCTCCGCTCGCGCACCACGCTGGAGGCCCTGGCGGCGCTGTCCGCAGGTGGGTACGTCGGCCGCGACGACGCCGTCGTCCTCGACGAGGCCTACCGCGTGCTGCGCACCATCGAGCACCGGGTGCAGCTGCACCACCTGCGGCGCACCCACCTCATGCCGACGTCGGAGGCCGACCTGCGCCGCCTCGGACGCTCGCTCCTGCTGTGGGACGAGCCGCAGACGAAGATCGTGGCCCTGCGCGCGCGGCACTCGCGCGAGGTGCGTCGCCTCCACCAGCGCCTCTTCTACCGCCCGCTGCTCTCGGCCGTCGCGCGACTGAGCGCGGCCGAGGCTCGGCTCACCCCGGACGCGGCCCGGGAGCGTCTGAGCGCGCTCGGCTACCGCGACCCGGCCGGTGCCCTGCGGCACATCGAGGTCCTCACCGAGGGCATGAGCCGCCGGGCGGCCATCCAGCGCCAGCTGCTGCCGGTGATGCTCGAGTGGTTCGCCGAGATGGCCGACCCGGACGCCGGCCTGCTCGCGTTCCGCAAGGTCAGCGAGGAGCTCGGCGCCACCCACTGGTACCTGCGCCTGCTCCGCGACGAGGGGGAGGCCGCGCAGATCCTCGCCCACGCGCTGGGCGCCAGCCGCTTCGCCGGGGACCTGCTGCTCGTCAGCCCGGAAGCGGTGCAGATGCTCGGGGAGGGGGACGGCCTGCGACCCCGCACCCGCGAGGAGCTGCTGCGGCGGATGCGCTCGGCCGCCGGACGCAAGGACTCCACGGACTCCGCGGTCGCAGCGATCCGGGCGATCCGGCGCGCGGAGATCTTCCGCATCGCCGTCGCCGACCTCGAGGACCGGCTCGCGCTCGACCTCGTGGGGGAGGCGCTGACCGAGGTCAGCGAGGCGACGATCGAGGCCTCCCTCGAGGTGACCGCCGCCCACGTGGCCGCGCAGCGCGGCGAGGCCCTCGGGACCGACATCGTCATCATCGGGATGGGACGCCTCGGCGGTCGTGAGCTGGGCTACTCCTCCGACGCGGACGTGCTCTACGTCCACGAGCCGCACCCGGGTGTCGACGAGCAGGCCGCCCAGGAGGCCGCGCTCGCCGTCGTCACCGAGCTGCGGCGACTCCTCGGCGCGGCGGGGTCCGATCCGCCGCTCGGGCTGGATGCGGACCTGCGGCCCGAGGGCAAGAACGGCCCGATGATCCGCTCCCTGGCCTCGTACGCCGCGTACTACGAGCGCTGGTCGCACACGTGGGAGGCCCAGGCGCTGCTGCGGGCCCGGGTGGTGGCCGGGGATGTGGCCCTCGGGGAGCGCTTCATCACCCTCGTCGACCCCATCCGGTGGCCGGAGGGTGGTCTGGACCAGCGCCAGGTCCGCGAGGTGCGGCGTCTCAAGGCACGTATGGAGGCCGAGCGACTGCCCCGCGGCGCCGACCGTCGGGCCCACTTCAAGCTCGGGATGGGCGGCCTCTCGGACGTCGAGTGGTCGATCCAGCTGATCCAGCTGCAGCACGCCTACGAGCACGCCGGACTGCGCACGCCCCGGACGCTGCCGGCCATGACCGCCGCGGTCGAGGCAGGGCTGCTCTCGGAGGAGGACGAGCTCGTGCTCCGGGAGGCCTGGTCGATGGCCTCGCTGCTGCGCAACGCGGGGATGCTCTTCCGCGGGCGTCCGGTCGACTCGGTCCCCTCGAACCTGCTCGAGGCGGACGGGGTCGGGCGGATCGTCGGGATGGAGCCGCAGTCCGGGCTGGCGCTCGCCGAGTCCTACCGTCGTACCGCCCGGCACGCACGCCACGTGGTCGACCGCGTCTTCTACGGCGAGGAGTGA
- a CDS encoding glutamine synthetase family protein — MDRQQEFVLRTIEERDIRFVRLWFTDVLGTLKSVAIAPAELEGAFAEGIGFDGSAIEGFTRVYEADMLAQPDPATFQVLPWRGESPGTARMFCDIHLPDGTPSLSDARYVLRRTLDKAGEMGFTFYIHPEIEFFLLQLDSVRTGRPVPVDDAGYFDHVPKGEAHDFRRRAITMLESVGISVEFSHHEGAPGQNEIDLRYADALSTADNVMTFRTVIKEVALEQGVYATFMPKVFAEHPGSGMHTHMSLFEGDTNAFYEPGAPYQLSKVGRQFIAGLLRHGREFTAVTNQWVNSYKRLWGGGEAPAHLTWGHNNRSAMVRVPMYKPDKGNSSRVELRSLDAACNPYLAFAVMLAAGLKGIEEGYELPVETEDDVWGLTDRERRAMGIRPLPGSLSEAIEAMEESELVAETLGEHVFDFFLRNKRQEWADYRHQVTPFELERLLPRL; from the coding sequence ATGGATCGTCAGCAGGAGTTCGTCCTCCGGACCATCGAGGAACGCGACATCCGGTTCGTCCGGCTCTGGTTCACGGATGTCCTCGGCACCCTGAAGTCAGTGGCCATCGCGCCCGCGGAGCTCGAGGGGGCCTTCGCCGAGGGCATCGGCTTCGACGGGTCGGCCATCGAGGGCTTCACGCGGGTCTACGAGGCGGACATGCTCGCCCAGCCGGATCCGGCGACCTTCCAGGTGCTGCCGTGGCGCGGTGAGTCGCCGGGGACTGCCCGCATGTTCTGCGACATCCACCTGCCGGACGGCACCCCCTCGCTGTCGGATGCGCGCTACGTGCTGCGGCGCACCCTCGACAAGGCGGGGGAGATGGGCTTCACCTTCTACATCCACCCCGAGATCGAGTTCTTCCTGCTCCAGCTGGACAGCGTGCGCACCGGCCGGCCGGTGCCGGTCGACGACGCCGGGTACTTCGACCACGTGCCGAAGGGGGAGGCCCACGACTTCCGCCGCCGGGCCATCACGATGCTCGAGTCGGTGGGGATCTCCGTCGAGTTCAGCCACCACGAGGGCGCACCGGGGCAGAACGAGATCGACCTGCGCTACGCCGACGCGCTCTCCACCGCGGACAACGTCATGACCTTCCGGACCGTCATCAAGGAGGTCGCCCTCGAGCAGGGGGTCTACGCGACCTTCATGCCCAAGGTCTTCGCCGAGCACCCCGGCAGCGGGATGCACACCCACATGTCGCTCTTCGAGGGGGACACGAATGCCTTCTACGAGCCGGGAGCGCCCTACCAGCTGAGCAAGGTCGGTCGGCAGTTCATCGCCGGACTGCTGCGCCACGGTCGGGAGTTCACCGCCGTGACCAACCAGTGGGTCAACAGCTACAAGCGGCTCTGGGGCGGCGGCGAGGCACCCGCCCACCTGACCTGGGGCCACAACAACCGCTCGGCCATGGTCCGGGTGCCGATGTACAAGCCGGACAAGGGCAACTCCAGCCGGGTCGAGCTGCGCAGCCTGGACGCGGCCTGCAACCCCTACCTCGCCTTCGCCGTGATGCTCGCCGCCGGGCTGAAGGGCATCGAGGAGGGCTACGAGCTGCCCGTCGAGACCGAGGACGACGTGTGGGGGCTGACCGACCGCGAGCGCCGCGCGATGGGGATCCGACCGCTGCCGGGGAGCCTCTCCGAGGCCATCGAGGCGATGGAGGAGAGCGAGCTGGTCGCCGAGACCCTCGGGGAGCACGTCTTCGACTTCTTCCTGCGCAACAAGCGCCAGGAGTGGGCCGACTACCGCCACCAGGTGACCCCCTTCGAGCTGGAACGCCTGCTGCCGCGTTTGTGA